In Nocardioides dokdonensis FR1436, the following are encoded in one genomic region:
- a CDS encoding GNAT family N-acetyltransferase has product MPDFTWRPANEATTEHVESVLGTGGAAKCRCQALKVPGWIWRDTTQEQRDAALLEQTGCGTDGPTSGLIGYLDGEPVGWVAVEPRENYPRVWSRKKSWMRMDPELEGVWSVTCFVVRKGLRRQGLMYELAAATVDYGRQVGAHVLEGYPTEPVPGKTVIWDEASVGLLQAFLDAGYEVVDSPTLRRRVVRHRLDGPS; this is encoded by the coding sequence GTGCCCGACTTCACCTGGCGACCGGCCAACGAGGCGACGACCGAGCACGTCGAGTCGGTGCTCGGCACCGGCGGCGCCGCCAAGTGCCGCTGCCAGGCGCTGAAGGTCCCCGGCTGGATCTGGCGCGACACCACCCAGGAGCAGCGGGACGCCGCCCTCCTCGAGCAGACCGGCTGTGGCACCGACGGACCCACGTCCGGCCTGATCGGGTACCTCGACGGTGAGCCGGTGGGCTGGGTCGCGGTCGAGCCCCGGGAGAACTACCCCCGGGTCTGGAGCCGCAAGAAGTCGTGGATGCGGATGGACCCCGAGCTCGAGGGCGTCTGGTCGGTCACCTGCTTCGTGGTGCGCAAGGGCTTGCGCCGCCAGGGGCTGATGTACGAGCTGGCCGCCGCCACCGTCGACTACGGGAGGCAGGTCGGCGCCCACGTCCTGGAGGGCTACCCGACCGAGCCGGTGCCCGGGAAGACCGTGATCTGGGATGAGGCGTCGGTCGGGCTGCTGCAGGCCTTCCTCGACGCAGGCTACGAGGTGGTGGACTCGCCCACCCTGCGCCGGAGGGTGGTGCGGCACCGGCTCGACGGGCCGTCGTGA
- the aceE gene encoding pyruvate dehydrogenase (acetyl-transferring), homodimeric type, translating into MPSGETGASAPVDPQPSWDSDPDETQEWLESLDGVVHAGGRRRARHILTRLHARAHTLQVDVSSPTTTDYVNTIPVAAEPCFPGDEDIERRYRSFVRWNAAALVHRAQRPEISVGGHISSFASAATLYEVGFNHFFRGKEHAGGGDQVFVQGHASPGIYARAYLEGRLTTSQLDGFRQANSHVVDGEAASLPSYPHPRLMPDFWEFPTVSMGLGPMNAIYQAQFNRYLHDRGIKDTSDQRVWAYLGDGEMDEPESRGVLQVAANEGLDNLTFVVNCNLQRLDGPVRGNGKIIHELESTFRGAGWNVIKVMWGREWDPLLAADTDGALVQLMNDTLDGDYQTYRANDGAFIRDHFFGRDARAQELVAGMSDDDIWNLKRGGHDYRKVYAGYDAATRHTGRPTVILAQTIKGYGLGSSFAGRNSTHQMKKLKIDDLKLLRDTLRIPISDRELEADPQLPPYYHPGEDDEAIQYLRERRTKLGGPLPRRRVQHAPLKLPGDEAYHQTKKGSGSQEIATTMALVRLLKDLLRDEEFGARVVPIIPDEARTFGMDAFFSTIKIYNPLGQNYLSVDADLMLAYKEAKDGQILHLGINEAGSVAAFTAAGSSYATHGEPMVPIYIFYSMFGFQRTADSIWAAADQMARGFLIGATAGRTTLTGEGLQHADGHSHLIAATNPAVVSYDPAFGFEIAHIVRDGLQRMYGDEPEDVIYYVTVYNEPLKQPREPDAVDVDGILRGMHLYARGDCEELPESTPRAQLLGSGVALPWALEAQQLLRDEWGVIADVWSVTSWTELRRDALACDEQSFLHPDRDRRVPYVTRRLSQAQGPVIAVSDYMRQVQDQISPWVPGDFASLGADGFGISDTRPAARRFFHVDGPSIVVRTLQMLAQRGTIPAGAAREAADRYRLLDLTAGTSGNAGGES; encoded by the coding sequence ATGCCATCAGGTGAGACCGGAGCCAGCGCGCCCGTCGACCCGCAGCCCAGCTGGGACAGCGATCCCGACGAGACCCAGGAGTGGCTGGAGTCGCTCGACGGCGTCGTCCACGCTGGTGGACGACGCCGGGCTCGGCACATACTCACGCGGTTGCACGCTCGGGCTCACACGCTGCAGGTGGACGTCTCCTCCCCCACCACGACCGACTACGTCAACACCATCCCTGTTGCGGCAGAACCGTGCTTCCCCGGCGATGAGGACATCGAACGGCGCTACCGGTCCTTCGTGCGCTGGAATGCCGCGGCGCTCGTCCACCGCGCCCAGCGCCCCGAGATCTCCGTCGGCGGACACATCTCCAGCTTCGCCTCGGCAGCCACGCTGTACGAGGTCGGGTTCAACCACTTCTTCCGCGGCAAGGAGCATGCCGGTGGTGGGGACCAGGTCTTCGTCCAGGGACATGCATCGCCCGGGATCTACGCCCGGGCCTACCTGGAGGGTCGGCTGACCACGAGCCAGCTCGACGGGTTCCGGCAGGCGAACAGCCACGTGGTCGACGGCGAGGCAGCCTCACTCCCGTCGTATCCGCACCCTCGACTGATGCCTGACTTCTGGGAGTTCCCGACCGTGTCCATGGGGCTCGGACCGATGAACGCGATCTACCAGGCACAGTTCAACCGGTACCTGCACGACAGGGGCATCAAGGACACCAGCGACCAGCGCGTCTGGGCCTACCTGGGCGACGGGGAGATGGATGAACCCGAGTCCCGGGGTGTGTTGCAGGTGGCCGCCAACGAGGGCCTCGACAACCTCACCTTCGTCGTCAACTGCAACCTCCAGCGCCTTGATGGTCCGGTTCGTGGCAATGGGAAGATCATCCACGAGCTCGAGTCCACGTTCCGAGGCGCTGGCTGGAACGTCATCAAGGTGATGTGGGGGCGAGAGTGGGACCCGCTGCTGGCGGCAGACACCGACGGCGCGCTCGTCCAGCTGATGAACGACACCCTCGATGGTGACTACCAGACCTATCGCGCCAATGACGGCGCTTTCATCCGTGACCACTTCTTCGGGCGCGACGCCCGCGCGCAGGAGCTGGTCGCGGGCATGTCCGACGACGACATCTGGAACCTCAAGCGGGGCGGGCACGACTATCGCAAGGTGTATGCCGGCTACGACGCCGCGACCAGACACACCGGCCGACCGACCGTGATCCTGGCGCAGACCATCAAGGGGTACGGACTGGGATCCAGCTTCGCTGGGCGCAACTCCACCCACCAGATGAAGAAGCTGAAGATCGACGACCTCAAGCTGCTGCGGGACACGCTGCGCATCCCCATCTCAGATCGAGAGCTCGAGGCCGACCCCCAGCTGCCGCCGTACTACCACCCCGGCGAGGACGACGAGGCCATCCAGTACCTGCGCGAGCGGCGCACGAAGCTGGGCGGCCCGCTGCCCCGACGACGGGTGCAGCACGCGCCACTGAAGCTCCCCGGCGACGAGGCGTACCACCAGACCAAGAAGGGCTCGGGCAGCCAGGAGATCGCGACCACGATGGCCTTGGTCCGCCTGCTCAAGGACCTCTTGCGGGACGAGGAGTTCGGCGCGCGTGTCGTGCCGATCATCCCTGACGAGGCCCGCACGTTCGGCATGGACGCGTTCTTCTCGACCATCAAGATCTACAACCCGCTCGGGCAGAACTACCTGTCTGTCGACGCCGACCTGATGCTCGCCTACAAGGAGGCCAAGGACGGCCAGATCCTGCATCTAGGGATCAACGAGGCCGGTTCGGTGGCGGCATTCACTGCCGCTGGCTCGTCGTACGCGACCCACGGCGAGCCGATGGTCCCGATCTACATCTTCTACTCCATGTTCGGGTTCCAGCGCACCGCGGACTCGATCTGGGCCGCGGCCGACCAGATGGCCCGTGGTTTCCTGATCGGGGCCACGGCGGGTCGCACGACGCTCACCGGGGAAGGGCTGCAGCATGCTGACGGCCACAGCCACCTGATCGCGGCGACCAACCCGGCGGTCGTCTCGTACGACCCGGCATTCGGTTTCGAGATCGCCCACATCGTCCGAGACGGTCTGCAGCGCATGTACGGGGACGAGCCTGAGGACGTCATCTACTACGTGACGGTCTACAACGAACCTCTGAAACAACCGCGTGAACCCGATGCGGTGGACGTCGACGGAATCCTGCGCGGCATGCACCTCTATGCCCGCGGGGACTGCGAGGAGCTGCCCGAGTCGACACCGCGTGCCCAGCTCCTCGGATCCGGGGTCGCTCTTCCCTGGGCACTCGAGGCACAGCAGCTCCTCCGCGACGAGTGGGGTGTCATCGCGGACGTGTGGTCGGTGACCTCGTGGACCGAGCTGCGTCGCGACGCCCTGGCCTGCGATGAACAGAGCTTCCTGCACCCCGACCGGGACCGACGGGTCCCCTACGTCACCCGTCGGTTGAGCCAGGCCCAAGGGCCGGTCATCGCCGTCTCCGACTACATGCGGCAGGTGCAGGACCAGATCAGCCCGTGGGTCCCTGGAGACTTCGCCTCGCTCGGCGCTGACGGGTTCGGGATCTCTGACACGAGGCCCGCCGCACGCCGCTTCTTCCACGTCGACGGACCCTCCATCGTGGTCCGGACGTTGCAGATGTTGGCTCAGCGCGGCACCATCCCGGCCGGTGCTGCCCGCGAGGCTGCTGACCGCTACCGGTTGCTCGACCTCACTGCGGGGACGTCCGGGAACGCCGGCGGGGAATCCTGA
- a CDS encoding sigma-54-dependent Fis family transcriptional regulator — translation MRSLIRVSWERSAAAQVDTDNPSPTFVAPDAAESTLLRAADSVLKALATELVDEPVCIILTDHHGVALRRMGGDHSLLRALDKVNLAPGFGYAEPEVGTNGIGTALEVGASVLVHGSDHYSGGLRAFSCAGALITHPTSGALLGVIDITTASGNCNSLLLSFAKLAARRIQQRVIEMATELDAALLAGYHAACQHSGGPVMAVSKSVFMMNSLTEQHFDAHDQAALLAQARDAIGSFSATTVIADLPSGVTARLAYQPTLVGEALAGGVIQIKQHRSIARESPAGALTGLSGTSAAWRHVSQELLDSFSRSRRVVVQGETGTGKMALLEAAHRHTARSRRLAVVDAADDSTALIAQAEAELDSGADLVVRRAHLLDREQLDGLADLLHATEASSAADDDRWIALTTIEGQDETQAGTHLLHFFPRTIEVPPLRQHLEDLPELVRSLLDRAGAPQLTLSKQAINQLMRLAWPGNVTHLHDILLSIVRTRRSGVVDIGDLPAECLATTRRSLSRMESLERDAIVKALNVFDGDKTAAATSLGTSRATIYRKLRDYGIVMPR, via the coding sequence ATGCGCTCGTTGATCCGCGTCTCGTGGGAGCGCTCAGCGGCTGCCCAGGTGGACACGGACAACCCGAGCCCCACCTTCGTCGCGCCGGACGCCGCGGAGTCGACGCTCCTGCGCGCCGCCGACTCGGTGCTGAAGGCCTTGGCGACCGAGCTGGTCGACGAGCCCGTCTGCATCATCTTGACCGACCACCACGGCGTCGCGCTCCGACGCATGGGCGGCGACCACTCCCTGCTCAGGGCTCTCGACAAGGTGAACCTGGCGCCGGGCTTCGGCTACGCCGAGCCCGAGGTCGGCACCAACGGCATCGGTACCGCGCTGGAGGTGGGCGCCTCTGTCCTGGTGCACGGGAGCGACCACTACTCCGGCGGTCTACGAGCGTTCTCGTGCGCCGGCGCCCTGATCACCCACCCGACCTCCGGTGCGCTGCTCGGGGTCATCGACATCACGACGGCGAGCGGCAACTGCAACTCCCTGCTGCTCTCCTTCGCCAAGCTCGCTGCCCGGCGGATCCAGCAGCGCGTGATCGAGATGGCCACTGAGCTCGACGCGGCTCTCCTCGCGGGCTACCACGCCGCCTGCCAGCACAGCGGCGGCCCGGTGATGGCGGTGAGCAAGAGCGTCTTCATGATGAACAGCCTCACTGAGCAGCACTTCGATGCCCACGATCAGGCTGCGCTGCTCGCCCAGGCCAGAGATGCGATCGGCAGCTTCTCCGCCACCACGGTGATCGCCGACCTGCCCAGCGGGGTCACCGCTCGGCTCGCCTACCAGCCGACCTTGGTGGGCGAGGCACTGGCGGGCGGGGTCATCCAGATCAAGCAGCACCGCTCCATCGCCCGAGAATCCCCCGCCGGCGCCCTCACCGGACTGAGTGGGACCAGTGCAGCCTGGAGACATGTCAGCCAGGAGCTGCTCGACTCCTTCTCGCGATCGCGACGGGTGGTCGTGCAAGGTGAGACCGGCACCGGGAAGATGGCGCTGCTCGAGGCCGCACACCGGCACACCGCGCGTTCTCGCCGCCTGGCGGTGGTGGACGCGGCCGACGACTCGACAGCTCTGATCGCGCAGGCAGAGGCCGAGCTGGACAGTGGTGCGGATCTAGTGGTGCGTCGCGCGCACCTGCTCGACCGAGAACAGCTCGACGGACTCGCCGACCTGCTGCACGCGACCGAGGCCTCGTCGGCGGCGGACGACGACCGGTGGATAGCACTGACCACCATCGAGGGCCAGGACGAGACACAGGCCGGCACGCACCTGCTCCACTTCTTCCCCCGCACGATCGAGGTGCCACCGCTGAGGCAGCACCTCGAGGACCTGCCGGAGCTGGTGCGGTCGCTGCTCGACCGCGCCGGAGCCCCGCAGCTGACGTTGTCGAAGCAGGCCATCAACCAGCTGATGCGCCTGGCCTGGCCCGGCAACGTCACGCACCTGCACGACATCCTGCTCTCGATCGTCCGTACCCGACGCTCCGGCGTCGTGGACATCGGCGATCTGCCGGCTGAGTGCCTGGCGACCACCCGGCGCAGCCTCTCGCGGATGGAGTCGCTGGAGCGAGACGCCATCGTGAAGGCGCTCAACGTCTTCGACGGCGACAAGACCGCTGCGGCCACGTCACTGGGCACGTCGAGGGCGACGATCTATCGCAAGCTCCGTGACTACGGCATCGTCATGCCTCGGTGA
- a CDS encoding methane monooxygenase, protein MSRQSLTKAHAKISELTWEPTFATPATRFGTDYTFEKAPKKDPLKQIMRSYFPMEEEKDNRVYGAMDGAIRGNMFRQVQERWMEWQKLFLSIIPFPEISAARAMPMAIDAVPNPEIHNGLAVQMIDEVRHSTIQMNLKKLYMNNYIDPAGFDMSEKAFANNYAGTIGRQFGEGFITGDAITAANIYLTVVAETAFTNTLFVAMPDEAAANGDYLLPTVFHSVQSDESRHISNGYSILLMALADERNRPLLERDMRYAWWNNHCVVDAAIGTFIEYGTKDRRKDRESYAEMWRRWIYDDYYRSYLLPLEKYGLTIPHDLVEEAWNRIVNKHYVHEVARFFATGWPVNYWRIDAMTDADFEWFEEKYPGWYSKFGKWWENYNRLAYPGRNKPIAFEDVGYQYPHRCWTCMVPALIHEDMVTEKVDDQWRTYCSETCYWTDAVAFRPEYEGKPTPNMGRLTGFREWETLHHDKDLADVVQDLGYVRDDGKTLIAQPHLHLDDPKKLWTLDHIRGIQFMSPNVLLNQMSDVEREAHLAEYKTNGTHATV, encoded by the coding sequence TTGAGCAGACAAAGTCTAACGAAGGCTCACGCCAAGATCAGCGAGCTGACGTGGGAGCCGACGTTCGCCACTCCGGCGACGCGATTCGGCACCGACTACACGTTCGAGAAGGCCCCGAAGAAGGACCCTCTCAAGCAGATCATGCGGTCCTACTTCCCGATGGAGGAGGAGAAGGACAACCGCGTCTACGGAGCCATGGATGGTGCGATCCGCGGCAACATGTTCCGTCAGGTGCAGGAGCGCTGGATGGAGTGGCAGAAGCTGTTCCTCTCCATCATCCCCTTCCCCGAGATCTCGGCGGCCCGAGCGATGCCGATGGCCATCGACGCGGTCCCCAACCCGGAGATCCACAACGGTCTTGCGGTCCAGATGATCGACGAGGTCCGACACTCGACGATCCAGATGAACCTCAAGAAGCTGTACATGAACAACTACATCGATCCCGCCGGGTTCGACATGAGCGAGAAGGCGTTCGCCAACAACTACGCCGGCACCATCGGTCGACAGTTCGGCGAGGGCTTCATCACCGGTGACGCCATCACGGCAGCCAACATCTACCTGACGGTGGTGGCCGAGACCGCGTTCACGAACACGCTGTTCGTGGCCATGCCTGATGAGGCGGCGGCGAACGGCGACTACCTGCTGCCGACCGTCTTCCACTCGGTGCAGTCCGACGAGTCGCGCCACATCTCCAACGGCTACTCGATCCTGCTGATGGCCCTGGCCGACGAACGCAACCGGCCGTTGCTCGAGCGGGACATGCGCTACGCGTGGTGGAACAACCACTGCGTGGTCGACGCGGCGATCGGCACCTTCATCGAGTACGGGACCAAGGACCGTCGCAAGGACCGTGAGAGCTATGCGGAGATGTGGCGTCGCTGGATCTACGACGACTACTACCGCAGCTACCTCCTTCCCCTGGAGAAGTACGGGCTCACGATCCCGCACGACCTGGTGGAGGAGGCCTGGAACCGGATCGTCAACAAGCACTACGTGCACGAGGTGGCTCGCTTCTTCGCCACCGGGTGGCCGGTCAACTACTGGCGCATCGACGCCATGACCGATGCCGACTTCGAGTGGTTCGAGGAGAAGTACCCAGGTTGGTACTCCAAGTTCGGAAAGTGGTGGGAGAACTACAACCGCCTGGCCTACCCCGGACGCAACAAGCCGATCGCCTTCGAGGACGTGGGTTACCAGTACCCGCACCGCTGCTGGACGTGCATGGTCCCGGCCCTCATCCACGAGGACATGGTCACCGAGAAGGTCGACGACCAGTGGCGCACCTACTGCTCGGAGACCTGCTACTGGACCGACGCGGTCGCGTTCCGTCCCGAGTACGAAGGCAAGCCGACCCCCAACATGGGACGGCTCACCGGGTTCCGCGAGTGGGAGACGTTGCACCACGACAAGGACCTCGCCGACGTGGTGCAGGACCTGGGCTACGTGCGTGACGACGGCAAGACCCTCATCGCTCAGCCGCACCTCCATCTGGACGACCCCAAGAAGCTGTGGACGCTCGACCACATCCGCGGGATCCAGTTCATGAGCCCGAACGTGCTCCTGAACCAGATGTCGGACGTCGAGCGTGAGGCGCACCTCGCCGAGTACAAGACCAACGGCACACACGCCACGGTCTGA
- a CDS encoding FAD-binding oxidoreductase: MAAKHTITFEPVDIEMEVGEDENILDAAFRQGIHLMHGCREGQCSACKSYVLDGEIQMDRYSTFACNDSEAAEGYVLLCRSHAYSDCTIELLNFDEDELLGGVPIQDVMTRISAIESMTRDIVSLRLTAVEPTTYEFKPGQYADLTIPGTTEHRSFSMATTPSTPGEVEFLIKKYPGGKFSSLLDAGLSVGDEIGLTGPYGAFTLKDGHALPVVCIGGGAGMAPILSLLRQLSETESSRPVRFYYGARTAEDLFYVDLIESLGKSLRDFEFVVCLSESLPEDPSLYAFEAEAGNVTEVVERREEALAKTEVYLCGPPPMVDAAMVFLDRQGVPADQVFHDSFTSPAAAD; the protein is encoded by the coding sequence GTGGCCGCCAAGCACACCATCACCTTCGAACCGGTTGACATCGAGATGGAGGTCGGCGAGGACGAGAACATCCTCGACGCCGCGTTCCGTCAGGGCATCCACCTGATGCACGGCTGTCGGGAGGGCCAGTGCTCGGCCTGCAAGTCGTACGTCCTGGACGGCGAGATCCAGATGGACCGCTACTCGACGTTCGCCTGCAACGACTCCGAGGCCGCGGAGGGATACGTACTGCTCTGCCGATCGCACGCCTACAGCGACTGCACCATCGAGCTGTTGAACTTCGATGAGGACGAGCTGCTCGGAGGGGTGCCGATCCAGGACGTCATGACCCGGATCAGTGCCATCGAGTCCATGACCCGCGACATCGTCTCGCTCCGCCTGACAGCGGTGGAGCCGACCACCTACGAGTTCAAGCCCGGGCAGTATGCCGACCTCACCATCCCGGGCACCACCGAGCACCGGTCGTTCTCGATGGCCACCACGCCGTCCACACCCGGCGAGGTCGAGTTCCTGATCAAGAAGTACCCGGGTGGCAAGTTCTCCTCCCTCCTCGACGCCGGGCTCAGTGTCGGCGACGAGATCGGGCTCACCGGGCCGTACGGGGCCTTCACCCTCAAGGACGGGCATGCGCTGCCGGTGGTGTGCATCGGGGGAGGCGCCGGAATGGCGCCGATCCTCTCGCTGCTGCGACAGCTCAGCGAGACCGAGAGCTCTCGTCCCGTCCGCTTCTACTACGGCGCACGCACCGCGGAAGACCTGTTCTACGTCGACCTGATCGAGTCGCTCGGCAAGTCGCTGCGTGACTTCGAGTTCGTCGTGTGCCTCTCCGAGTCGCTGCCCGAAGACCCGTCGCTGTACGCCTTCGAGGCCGAGGCCGGGAACGTCACCGAGGTGGTCGAGCGCCGCGAGGAGGCGCTGGCCAAGACCGAGGTCTACCTGTGCGGTCCCCCTCCGATGGTGGACGCGGCGATGGTCTTCCTCGACCGGCAGGGAGTGCCGGCGGACCAGGTCTTCCACGACTCGTTCACCAGTCCGGCAGCAGCGGACTGA
- a CDS encoding aromatic/alkene monooxygenase hydroxylase subunit beta, which translates to MSDITNQKERSFPKIEFTDSEAGALTFPSSKSRSYNYFTPAKKRSTMYEDVTVDVQPDPDRHLSQGWIYGFGDGPGGYPHEWTTAKSSNWHTFLDPNEEWEQTIYRNNSAVVKQVELCLNNAKRARVYDSWNSAWLKFVGRNIGAWMHAENGLALHVFTSIQRSGPTNMINTAVAFNAAHKMRFAQDLALFNLDMSEADVEFDGAEHREVWQQAPEWQPTRQVVEQLTAVGDWCELLFATNIVFEQLVGSLFRTELVMQISARNGDYITPTIVGTGEHDYDRDLGYTRALFRLLTQDEEHGAANKELFGSWLSTWVPRCLEAAYALQPIWSQPADKHVTFATSLANASSKFASLLEDLGLDIPQELNQ; encoded by the coding sequence ATGTCTGACATCACCAACCAAAAGGAACGCAGCTTCCCCAAGATCGAGTTCACGGACTCGGAGGCGGGTGCGCTGACCTTCCCCAGCTCGAAGAGCCGGAGCTACAACTACTTCACCCCGGCCAAGAAGCGGTCGACCATGTACGAGGACGTCACGGTCGACGTCCAGCCCGACCCGGACCGACACCTGTCCCAGGGCTGGATCTACGGCTTCGGTGACGGGCCCGGTGGGTACCCGCACGAGTGGACCACGGCCAAGTCGTCGAACTGGCACACCTTCCTCGACCCCAACGAGGAGTGGGAGCAGACGATCTACCGCAACAACTCCGCCGTGGTGAAGCAGGTCGAGCTGTGCCTGAACAACGCCAAGAGGGCCAGGGTCTACGACAGCTGGAACTCCGCGTGGTTGAAGTTCGTCGGCCGGAACATCGGTGCGTGGATGCACGCGGAGAACGGCCTGGCCCTGCATGTGTTCACCTCCATCCAGCGCTCCGGGCCCACCAACATGATCAACACAGCAGTGGCCTTCAACGCGGCGCACAAGATGCGCTTCGCCCAGGACCTGGCCCTGTTCAACCTCGACATGTCCGAGGCCGACGTCGAGTTCGATGGCGCCGAGCACCGCGAGGTGTGGCAGCAGGCGCCGGAGTGGCAGCCGACCCGGCAGGTCGTCGAGCAGCTCACGGCCGTGGGCGACTGGTGCGAGCTGCTGTTCGCCACGAACATCGTCTTCGAGCAGCTGGTCGGGTCGCTGTTCCGCACCGAGCTGGTGATGCAGATCTCGGCACGCAACGGTGACTACATCACTCCGACGATCGTCGGTACCGGCGAGCACGACTACGACCGGGACCTGGGCTACACCCGAGCGTTGTTCCGGCTCCTGACCCAGGACGAGGAGCACGGCGCAGCGAACAAGGAGCTGTTCGGCTCGTGGCTCAGCACCTGGGTCCCCAGGTGCTTGGAGGCCGCCTATGCCCTGCAGCCGATCTGGTCGCAGCCGGCAGACAAGCACGTCACCTTCGCGACCAGCCTGGCCAACGCCAGCTCGAAGTTCGCATCGCTGCTCGAGGACCTCGGGCTCGACATCCCCCAGGAGCTGAACCAGTGA
- the mimD gene encoding propane 2-monooxygenase effector subunit MimD has protein sequence MQFGSDVEFSNMCGVTLMNTPIGRAVAEVMGEKDGVELTEYPSMIRVDGPTLLEFDYDELTDALGTDFDGSTFEEISSTHYGRMVHLDDKTMLFASPEDAAEYIGFDLNVAT, from the coding sequence ATGCAATTCGGATCCGACGTGGAGTTCTCCAACATGTGCGGCGTCACGCTGATGAACACGCCGATCGGGCGGGCCGTCGCTGAGGTGATGGGCGAGAAGGACGGGGTCGAGCTGACCGAGTACCCGTCCATGATCCGGGTCGACGGCCCCACGCTCCTGGAGTTCGACTACGACGAGCTCACCGACGCGCTGGGCACGGACTTCGATGGCTCGACGTTCGAGGAGATCAGCTCCACGCACTACGGGCGGATGGTCCACCTGGACGACAAGACCATGTTGTTCGCCAGCCCCGAAGATGCGGCCGAATACATCGGCTTCGACCTCAACGTCGCGACCTGA